In the Sphingobacterium sp. PCS056 genome, CAGCTCGTGTTATCCTTTATCTAATAGTTCTTGAATAGTTTCTTTTCGCTGATTTTTTATTAATAACGCCGACAGATTATCTTCAAAAATTTGCCATCTTTTTTCCTGCCCAAAAGTTCCATGCAAATTTTTCACGAAGCGTTTTGTATCGGCTTGATTATTGGTTAAGAAAAAATACTCAACGAGTTCCCGATAATGATTCAAGCCACTTTTATCCACCATCAAGTCGGTCAAATCGCTTGTCTTTCTGATGGTATCAAACAGAGAAATCACCGCTGTTATATCCGTGCTGATGGTCGAATTTAAAGCTTGCAAGTCCGTATCACTGCTGATCAAGTAACCGTCATTGACTGCATGGACAATCGAAGAAATTCTATCCTTGTAATAGCATTCATATTCTTTTGGCTCTACCCGTACCGAACGACCGATTACTCGATCCATATCCGTAGAATGGATTCCACAATTTATATAAAATTTAGTCTGTTCAGCCGTATTTCCATGACTCTTTTGAATGTTTACCAGGAAAATTAAATCACCGATTCTTTTATAAAAGTTCATGCCCTTTTTGCCAAAGCCATGTTGTTTGAGTACTGGTTTTACTACTTCTGAAATGATCTGATTCAATTTTTCTTTCATCGTACTTCGTCAAAAATCACCGCCAACATTTAGATCATTGCATCTTGGTCTGCAAATTTCCATTCGAAATTCCTTAAAGAGTTAACAATCAGTTGCTCGGTTTAGTTTTAATCTATATCATCATTTACAAAAGAGTTTTGGTATTTTTTTAAAAACCAATTCGACTGTAAAAATTGCTACTTATTTTTATCATATTGATGACATTAACGTTTAGCATTAAAGTTCTGTATAAATAATTAAAAAATCAATAATCTACAGCTATATTTGTTCAAAATTATGGTTGGAATTTCTTTAAAATCAATACTGCGCTAAAATCAGGACTTAGCTCTTCTTATGTATTTGTGCGTCTCGAGTCTACATTAAGCCACTACTTGAGGTTCTTTCCCCTTTTTATATTCCGTCAAGCTCATATGGTGCCGTTTTTTAAAAAACTTATTCAAATGGCTTTCATCTGAAAAACCAAATTCCGTTACGATTTCATTGACCCGCATATCACTGAATAAAAGCCGATGTTCAATCAATCTCATCTTATAATTCAAGATATATTGCTGGATCGTTTCTCCAGACTGCTTTTTAAAGTAACTCCCGAGATACGTTTCTGAAAAGCCAAATTTCTTAGCGATCGAAGAGACTTTTAGTAATGCTGGGTCATGGATGTTTCCTTGAATATAATCGATGATATCGATGACTCTTTTATCCGTATTGGACGTGATATGCTCCGCTCTCATCTTGGAAATATTCCTTGCAGCGATGACGATCAGTGCATTAACATACGTTAAAGTGAGCTCATCTTGATAAAGATCCGGATGATGGATACCATGGAGCAGGGAATCAACAATCGATTTAACCAAAACAATGTCAGGCTTATTTTGCAAAATACAGCCGGACAAAAAGGAAGCACCATACAGCAGACATTGCATCGAATTAATACTGTTCCACTTGTAGTTTTTCACATAGCGTTCACTAAACTTCACCAGCAAAAGATCTGTATTTTCCTGAATTTCCAAGTAGTGCAGATCATTTGGTGTCAGCAGGATCAGACTGCCTTCACTGTATGAAGCCATATTGTTGTTGATCTTCAGAAATCCTTTTCCCGATAGGACATACACGATTTGGAAAAAGGAGAACTGGCTATCTTGAAGTGGACAGCTGACTGACTGCAGGTATTCTACCTTTACCAATTGATCGATATTCTCTCGTTTCATAGGGTAAAAATACCTATTTATCATTAATATATACTGATTATTTAAGATTTTTCTGTT is a window encoding:
- a CDS encoding DUF4304 domain-containing protein, giving the protein MKEKLNQIISEVVKPVLKQHGFGKKGMNFYKRIGDLIFLVNIQKSHGNTAEQTKFYINCGIHSTDMDRVIGRSVRVEPKEYECYYKDRISSIVHAVNDGYLISSDTDLQALNSTISTDITAVISLFDTIRKTSDLTDLMVDKSGLNHYRELVEYFFLTNNQADTKRFVKNLHGTFGQEKRWQIFEDNLSALLIKNQRKETIQELLDKG
- a CDS encoding AraC family transcriptional regulator; translated protein: MKRENIDQLVKVEYLQSVSCPLQDSQFSFFQIVYVLSGKGFLKINNNMASYSEGSLILLTPNDLHYLEIQENTDLLLVKFSERYVKNYKWNSINSMQCLLYGASFLSGCILQNKPDIVLVKSIVDSLLHGIHHPDLYQDELTLTYVNALIVIAARNISKMRAEHITSNTDKRVIDIIDYIQGNIHDPALLKVSSIAKKFGFSETYLGSYFKKQSGETIQQYILNYKMRLIEHRLLFSDMRVNEIVTEFGFSDESHLNKFFKKRHHMSLTEYKKGKEPQVVA